The following proteins are encoded in a genomic region of Coffea eugenioides isolate CCC68of chromosome 6, Ceug_1.0, whole genome shotgun sequence:
- the LOC113773451 gene encoding uncharacterized protein LOC113773451 — protein sequence MKKEVQAARPRADPRRGKELGRSETGTGSGFQSPGRDRRSVFDRISKGKSPIPESELTPLNTTRSRVLSVMEQNNLGKAPSKMYGSRDKRNSNLYCLYHRDIGHETEDCNDLKKEIENLIRQGHLKQFIRRGGSHQRDENRRDRRGDQRQDERRTSTTSCRPPEDPREPKRPPRDGSSGQGLGYGPNIAGVINTIAGGPMGGDSQNSRKRTYRQANPDQAESSSRLSEVISYGPTDPVPAASSSHEALVIEVLTNNYIVKKVYIDPGSSVDVMYLRTFESLKLAREHMTPVRTPLVGFGGHIVHPEGMVTLTVTVGHHPRCRTIPVNFVVVKADSPYNLLLGRPTLNALRAVYSTYHLSFKFSTPAGIAEVSSDVCAARECYLATLQAASTSTADVRSEKRSNILSIDCIDPQQAEKIPRLETGDEVEEIPLDPTKPDRTIRVGTRLQMR from the coding sequence ATGAAAAAAGAAGTCCAAGCTGCCCGCCCGAGAGCTGACCCCCGAAGAGGGAAGGAGCTTGGCCGAAGTGAAACGGGGACAGGAAGCGGCTTCCAGAGTCCCGGCCGAGATCGTCGCAGTGTGTTTGACAGGATCTCCAAGGGGAAGTCACCCATCCCCGAGTCCGAACTGACTCCCCTGAACACCACCCGATCTCGGGTGTTATCCGTAATGGAACAAAACAACCTCGGGAAGGCACCCTCCAAGATGTACGGCAGCCGAGATAAGAGGAATTCGAACCTTTACTGCTTGTATCACCGGGATATAGGGCACGAAACTGAGGATTGCAATGATCTCAAAAAGGAGATTGAGAACCTCATCAGGCAGGGACACCTGAAGCAGTTCATCCGCCGAGGTGGAAGTCATCAGCGTGACGAAAACCGACGTGATAGACGAGGTGACCAACGCCAAGACGAAAGGCGTACATCGACAACCAGCTGCCGACCTCCTGAGGATCCTAGGGAGCCAAAAAGGCCTCCTCGAGACGGATCTTCAGGTCAAGGGTTGGGATACGGGCCAAACATTGCCGGAGTCATCAACACCATTGCCGGAGGTCCGATGGGAGGAGATAGCCAGAATTCTCGGAAGAGGACCTACAGGCAAGCTAACCCGGATCAGGCTGAGTCGAGTTCTCGCCTATCCGAAGTCATTTCTTATGGCCCTACCGATCCCGTCCCAGCTGCCTCCAGCAGTCACGAGGCACTAGTGATCGAAGTGCTCACCAACAATTACATCGTTAAGAAGGTCTACATTGACCCAGGGAGTTCGGTAGATGTCATGTACCTTCGTACTTTTGAGAGCCTTAAGCTGGCTAGGGAGCATATGACCCCGGTGCGAACTCCCCTCGTAGGGTTTGGGGGACACATCGTCCACCCCGAGGGCATGGTGACCCTGACGGTGACCGTGGGGCACCACCCCCGCTGCCGAACTATCCCTGTGAACTTTGTGGTAGTTAAGGCCGACTCCCCATACAACTTGCTTCTGGGTCGACCTACCCTTAATGCCCTGCGGGCGGTATACTCTACCTACCACCTGAGCTTCAAGTTTTCTACCCCCGCGGGGATCGCCGAGGTCAGCAGCGACGTCTGCGCTGCTCGGGAGTGCTACCTCGCCACCTTACAAGCAGCTTCTACATCGACCGCCGATGTGAGATCTGAGAAGAGGTCAAATATCCTCTCGATAGACTGCATTGATCCTCAGCAAGCTGAGAAGATTCCAAGGCTGGAGACTGGGGATGAGGTCGAAGAGATTCCCCTGGACCCCACGAAGCCTGATCGGACGATCCGCGTCGGCACCCGACTGCAGATGAGATGA
- the LOC113774739 gene encoding serine/threonine protein phosphatase 2A 57 kDa regulatory subunit B' beta isoform — MFNKIIRRGHRKVSKSDGADYGYAPPGGGRSSGSVSTSNVVVNHASRGGALSNSGQLTTTMPAAAPLPPSGTIESLPLFRDVPVTERQNLFLKKLQICCFQFDFSDTLKMVREKEIKRQTLAELVDYVQSGSGKITESNQEEMVRMISLNIFRCLPPASHENTGSENVDPEEEEPYLDPAWPHLQLVYELLLRYVVSSDTDTKVAKRYIDHSFVLKLLDLFDSEDPREREYLKTILHRIYGKFMVHRPFIRKAINNIFYRFIYETERHSGIGELLEILGSIINGFALPMKEEHKLFLVRALIPLHKPKPIALYHQQLSYCIVQFVEKDYKLADTVIRGLLKYWPVTNCQKEVLFLGELEEVLEATQAAEFQRCMVPLFRQVARCLNSSHFQVAERALFLWNNEHIVSLIAQNRNVILPIIFEALEKNIQSHWNQAVHGLTVNVRKMFLEMDVELFEECQRQYAEKEARAKELEEQRQLTWQRLAAAAAQGG; from the exons ATGTTTAACAAAATTATAAGAAGAGGGCACCGTAAGGTGTCCAAATCAGATGGCGCGGATTACGGTTACGCACCCCCTGGTGGTGGAAGGAGTTCCGGCTCCGTTTCCACTTCCAATGTGGTGGTTAACCACGCCTCTCGTGGTGGAGCTCTTTCCAATTCCGGACAGCTTACGACAACAATGCCTGCTGCAGCGCCTTTGCCCCCTTCCGGGACCATCGAGAGCCTGCCTTTGTTCCGGGATGTGCCAGTCACTGAGCGTCAGAATTTGTTCTTGAAGAAACTGCAGATTTGTTGCTTCCAATTTGACTTTTCTGATACGTTGAAGATGGTTAGGGAGAAGGAAATCAAGAGGCAAACTCTGGCGGAGCTGGTGGATTACGTACAATCAGGGTCGGGGAAAATTACGGAGAGTAACCAGGAGGAAATGGTGAGGATGATTTCATTGAATATATTCCGGTGCTTACCTCCTGCTTCGCATGAAAATACAGGGTCTGAGAATGTAGACCCTGAAGAGGAGGAGCCGTATCTCGATCCCGCGTGGCCGCATTTGCAGCTAGTATACGAATTGCTGTTGCGATACGTGGTTTCATCTGATACGGATACTAAGGTAGCCAAGAGGTACATTGATCATTCATTTGTGTTGAAGCTACTGGATTTGTTTGATTCTGAGGATCCAAGAGAGAGGGAGTATTTGAAAACCATTCTTCATAGGATATATGGGAAGTTCATGGTGCACAGGCCATTTATTAGGAAGGCTATAAATAATATCTTCTACCGGTTTATATACGAGACAGAGAGGCACAGTGGGATTGGGGAACTGCTGGAGATTCTCGGAAGCATAATTAATGGGTTTGCATTACCTATGAAGGAGGAGCATAAGTTGTTTCTTGTACGGGCACTTATACCACTCCACAAGCCAAAGCCGATTGCCTTATATCATCAGCAGTTATCATACTGCATCGTTCAGTTTGTTGAAAAGGATTACAAGCTGGCGGATACAGTCATAAGGGGTTTGTTGAAATACTGGCCAGTCACTAATTGCCAGAAGGAAGTTCTCTTTCTAGGGGAACTCGAAGAAGTGCTAGAGGCAACACAAGCTGCTGAATTTCAACGTTGCATGGTCCCTCTTTTCAGACAGGTAGCTCGTTGCCTCAACAGTTCTCATTTTCAG GTTGCCGAACGAGCTCTCTTCTTGTGGAATAATGAGCACATTGTGAGCTTAATAGCCCAGAATCGGAATGTGATATTACCAATTATATTTGAAGCTTTGGAAAAGAACATACAGTCTCACTGGAATCAGGCAGTGCATGGATTGACTGTAAATGTCAGAAAAATGTTTTTGGAGATGGATGTCGAGTTATTTGAGGAGTGCCAAAGGCAGTATGCAGAGAAAGAAGCCAGAGCCAAAGAGTTAGAAGAGCAGCGACAATTGACATGGCAAAGATTGGCTGCTGCTGCAGCACAAGGGGGCTGA